In one Lycium barbarum isolate Lr01 chromosome 7, ASM1917538v2, whole genome shotgun sequence genomic region, the following are encoded:
- the LOC132601965 gene encoding serine/threonine-protein phosphatase 7 long form homolog: MWMSRCPLIHMNIVEYHAPDRVLRQFGYVQNIPVATVWEHDHYARDERAGVDDAWRLHMQQQVQSWDVRMASLAVVEHDTPIHVYMEWYMRITRIIIGNPSRRRPDGLGYVALAGAYEALVRTVQTMRYESTARTESPETAEYAARMIELAETGMRQAHDFERLHERVPRAPPGAAGSRGRRGAGGRRRGARAGRGDEAPSTDIPSTSYSRPSTSQTPLYTPDLFPGYVPWPSLSDPPVRDPQGERPVRDLQGGLHLQFDDSMFEDFVFDMAPSASPAPAAAQVPSQ, translated from the exons atgtggatgtcgcggtgtccattgatacatatgaatatcgttgagtatcacgcgcccgaccgcgtgttacggcagtttgggtatgtacagaatatacccgTGGCTACGGTTTGGGAGCATGACCACTATGCGAGGGACGAGCGTGCGGGCGTCGATGATGCATGGCGACTCCATATGCAGCAGCAGGTCCAGAGTTGGGATGTGAGGATGGCGAGCCTAGCGGTGGTCGAACATGACACTCCCATCCATGTGTACATGGAGTGGTACATGCGGATCACTCGCATCATTATTGGCAACCCCTCTAGGCGTCGTCCAGATGGCCTGGGATATGTAGCTCTCGCAGGAGCGTACGAGGCgctg GTACGGACCGTTCAGACGATGCGCTATGAGAGCACTGCCCGTACGGAGTCCCCCGAGACGGCGGAGTACGCAGCACGGATGATTGAGCTTGCCGAGACTGGTATGAGACAGGCACATGACTTTGAGCGTCTCCATGAGCGTGTTCCCCGTGCCCCACCTGGGGCAGCAGGTAGCCGTGGTCGCCGAGGAGCTGGTGGTCGTCGCAGAGGTGCTAGGGCTGGCAGAGGTGATGAGGCTCCGTCGACAGATATCCCATCGACTTCTTATTCCCGGCCGTCGACTTCACAGACACCTCTGTATACGCCGGACCTTTTTCCAGGTTATGTGCCCTGGCCTTCACTTTCAGATCCACCAGTTCGTGATCCACAGGGTGAGCGGCCTgttcgtgatctacagggtggccTACATTTGCAGTTCGACGACTCCATGTTCGAGGACTTCGTGTTTGATAtggcaccatctgcatctcctgctcCAGCGGCCGCTCAGGTGCCCTCTCAGTAG
- the LOC132604443 gene encoding V-type proton ATPase subunit e1-like, whose protein sequence is MGFLVTTLIFVVIGVIASLCARICCNRGPSTNLLHMTLIITATVCCWMMWAIVYLAQLKPLIVPVLSEGE, encoded by the exons ATGGGGTTTTTGGTGACAACGTTAATTTTTGTTGTGATTGGAGTTATTGCATCTTTATGTGCCAGAATTTGCTGCAACAGAGGCCCTTCAACTAATCT GTTACACATGACATTGATCATTACCGCTACAGTATGCTGTTGGATGAT GTGGGCAATCGTGTACCTTGCACAGTTGAAACCACTCATCGTTCCAGTTTTGAGTGAAGGAGAATAA